In Kineococcus sp. NBC_00420, a single genomic region encodes these proteins:
- a CDS encoding MOSC N-terminal beta barrel domain-containing protein, producing MTLVGVLCEIHLFPVKSVPGSSLTAAELGPDGLLGDRGHAVVDEAGRVLAAKRNPALRGLALAGDPLEPRLRTPDGTALADFLAVPGARLAPVDGGARQVAPVHLVSLGQRREPDAGDSSRANLVVEFGADEPPAADLQGWTCSIGAAVLRLGGAPRHCAGLFAQVATGGVLRVGDEVRVNPPG from the coding sequence ATGACCCTCGTCGGCGTCCTGTGCGAGATCCACCTCTTCCCGGTGAAGTCCGTCCCGGGATCCTCCCTCACCGCGGCCGAACTCGGCCCCGACGGCCTCCTGGGTGACCGCGGCCACGCGGTCGTCGACGAGGCGGGTCGCGTCCTCGCCGCCAAGCGGAACCCCGCGCTGCGCGGGCTCGCCCTCGCCGGGGACCCCCTCGAACCCCGCCTGCGCACTCCCGACGGGACGGCGCTCGCGGACTTCCTGGCCGTGCCCGGGGCACGACTCGCGCCCGTCGACGGCGGAGCGCGGCAGGTGGCTCCCGTGCACCTCGTCAGCCTCGGCCAGCGACGGGAGCCGGACGCCGGGGACTCCTCGCGGGCCAACCTCGTCGTGGAGTTCGGCGCCGACGAACCCCCGGCCGCGGACCTGCAGGGGTGGACCTGCTCGATCGGCGCGGCGGTGTTGCGGCTGGGGGGAGCGCCCCGGCACTGCGCGGGGCTGTTCGCCCAGGTCGCGACGGGCGGGGTGCTGCGGGTGGGGGACGAGGTCCGCGTGAACCCCCCTGGGTAG
- a CDS encoding NUDIX hydrolase N-terminal domain-containing protein: protein MSEPADLVRTAAVRIAALAQDGLTFALGDPAKDYDAARYRELTELAADLLAAVSTSPRDVLRALLDTDAGYATPKVDVRAGVIDDQGRFLLLRERSDGLWSMPGGWADPGDRPAQAAVREVLEETGYPVEVVKVVGVWERDARGKQPPMPVSVFHLYFLCTVSGDRVAASELETLDVGWFGLDELPELSQRRINRWELERMMAHHLDPSLPTEWD, encoded by the coding sequence GTGAGCGAACCCGCCGACCTGGTCCGCACGGCCGCCGTCCGCATCGCGGCCCTGGCCCAGGACGGGTTGACCTTCGCGCTCGGCGACCCCGCCAAGGACTACGACGCGGCCCGCTACCGGGAGCTGACCGAGCTCGCGGCGGATCTGCTGGCCGCGGTCTCCACCTCGCCCCGCGACGTCCTGCGGGCGCTCCTGGACACCGACGCGGGCTACGCGACGCCCAAGGTCGACGTCCGGGCGGGGGTCATCGACGACCAGGGCCGGTTCCTGCTGCTGCGCGAGCGCAGCGACGGGCTCTGGTCGATGCCGGGAGGGTGGGCGGACCCGGGTGACCGCCCGGCTCAGGCGGCGGTCCGCGAGGTGCTGGAGGAGACGGGCTACCCCGTCGAGGTGGTCAAGGTCGTGGGCGTCTGGGAACGGGACGCCCGCGGCAAGCAGCCGCCGATGCCGGTGAGCGTCTTCCACCTGTACTTCCTCTGCACCGTCTCCGGGGACCGCGTCGCGGCGAGCGAGCTCGAGACCCTGGACGTCGGCTGGTTCGGCCTGGACGAGTTGCCGGAGCTGTCGCAGCGGCGCATCAACCGCTGGGAGCTGGAACGGATGATGGCCCACCA
- the glgX gene encoding glycogen debranching protein GlgX, translated as MQIWPGRPYPLGATYDGAGTNFALFSEVAERVELCLIADDGTEQRFDVPEVDGFVWHAYLPSVMPGQRYGFRVHGPFHPESGSRCQPEKLLLDPYAKAIEGQVDGDESLFSYHFDRPDEVNVEDSLGHTMLSVVVNPFFDWGNDHRPGHEYHESVIYEAHVKGLTMQHPDVPEDIRGTYAAMAHPAIIEHLTSLGVTAVELMPVHQFVQDTHLVDKGLSNYWGYNTIGFFAPHNAYSSNGQRGQQVQEFKSMVLALHQANIEVILDVVYNHTAEGNHMGPTLCMRGIDNQAYYRLVDGDQKHYFDTTGTGNSLLMRHPHVLQLIMDSLRYWVTDMHVDGFRFDLAATLARQFHEVDRLSAFFDLVQQDPIVSQVKLIAEPWDIGEGGYQVGGFPPLWTEWNGKYRDSVRDFWRGEPESLGDFASRISGSSDLYEHSGRKPIASINFVTAHDGFTMRDLVSYNDKHNAANGEGGNDGESHNRSWNCGVEGETKDPEIIALRARQHRNLLTTLLLSQGVPMLLHGDELGRTQRGNNNVYCQDNELSWVDWDLDDPQKELLAFTQRIVALRRTEPVFQRRRFFAGDASHGGESEVGDIEWFTNDGTEMTAADWADRSNHTVMVFLNGEAIPEPDKRGERIVGDSFLVLWNPWHEAVEFTLPEKAYGDDWAPRLDTADDQVGIVSIFTEESAFSPGAKLPVAARSVLVLARGPLGEK; from the coding sequence ATGCAGATCTGGCCCGGACGGCCCTATCCCCTCGGCGCCACGTACGACGGCGCCGGGACGAACTTCGCCCTCTTCTCGGAGGTGGCCGAACGGGTCGAGCTGTGCCTCATCGCCGACGACGGCACCGAGCAGCGGTTCGACGTGCCCGAGGTCGACGGGTTCGTCTGGCACGCGTACCTGCCCTCGGTGATGCCCGGTCAGCGCTACGGCTTCCGCGTGCACGGCCCGTTCCACCCCGAGAGCGGATCGCGCTGCCAGCCGGAGAAGCTGCTGCTCGACCCCTACGCGAAGGCCATCGAGGGCCAGGTGGACGGCGACGAGTCGCTGTTCTCCTACCACTTCGACCGCCCGGACGAGGTGAACGTCGAGGACAGCCTCGGCCACACGATGCTCTCCGTCGTCGTGAACCCCTTCTTCGACTGGGGCAACGACCACCGCCCCGGCCACGAGTACCACGAGTCGGTGATCTACGAGGCCCACGTCAAGGGTCTGACGATGCAGCACCCCGACGTGCCCGAGGACATCCGCGGCACCTACGCCGCGATGGCGCACCCGGCGATCATCGAGCACCTCACCTCCCTCGGGGTGACGGCCGTCGAGCTCATGCCGGTGCACCAGTTCGTGCAGGACACCCACCTCGTCGACAAGGGCCTCTCGAACTACTGGGGCTACAACACCATCGGGTTCTTCGCCCCGCACAACGCCTACTCCTCCAACGGCCAGCGCGGTCAGCAGGTGCAGGAGTTCAAGTCGATGGTGCTCGCGCTGCACCAGGCGAACATCGAGGTCATCCTCGACGTGGTCTACAACCACACCGCCGAGGGCAACCACATGGGCCCGACGCTGTGCATGCGCGGCATCGACAACCAGGCCTACTACCGCCTCGTCGACGGCGACCAGAAGCACTACTTCGACACCACCGGCACCGGCAACAGCCTGCTGATGCGCCACCCGCACGTCCTGCAGCTCATCATGGACTCGCTGCGCTACTGGGTGACGGACATGCACGTCGACGGCTTCCGCTTCGACCTCGCCGCGACGCTGGCCCGCCAGTTCCACGAGGTCGACCGGCTCAGCGCCTTCTTCGACCTGGTGCAGCAGGACCCGATCGTCTCCCAGGTCAAGCTCATCGCCGAGCCCTGGGACATCGGCGAGGGGGGCTACCAGGTCGGCGGCTTCCCCCCGCTGTGGACGGAGTGGAACGGTAAGTACCGCGACTCCGTACGCGACTTCTGGCGCGGGGAGCCCGAGTCGCTGGGCGACTTCGCCAGCCGCATCAGCGGTTCCTCCGACCTCTACGAGCACTCCGGGCGCAAGCCCATCGCGAGCATCAACTTCGTCACCGCCCACGACGGCTTCACGATGCGGGACCTGGTGTCCTACAACGACAAGCACAACGCCGCCAACGGTGAGGGCGGCAACGACGGCGAGAGCCACAACCGCTCCTGGAACTGCGGGGTCGAGGGCGAGACGAAGGACCCCGAGATCATCGCCCTGCGGGCCCGCCAGCACCGGAACCTGCTGACGACGCTGCTGCTCTCCCAGGGCGTGCCGATGCTCCTGCACGGCGACGAGCTCGGCCGCACCCAGCGGGGCAACAACAACGTCTACTGCCAGGACAACGAGCTGTCCTGGGTCGACTGGGACCTCGACGACCCCCAGAAGGAGCTGCTGGCCTTCACCCAGCGCATCGTCGCCCTGCGCCGCACCGAGCCCGTCTTCCAGCGCCGGCGCTTCTTCGCCGGTGACGCCTCCCACGGCGGGGAGAGCGAGGTCGGCGACATCGAGTGGTTCACCAACGACGGCACCGAGATGACCGCCGCGGACTGGGCCGACCGGTCCAACCACACCGTCATGGTGTTCCTCAACGGGGAGGCGATCCCCGAACCGGACAAGCGCGGGGAGCGCATCGTCGGCGACTCGTTCCTGGTGCTGTGGAACCCGTGGCACGAGGCGGTGGAGTTCACGCTGCCCGAGAAGGCCTACGGCGACGACTGGGCCCCCCGCCTCGACACCGCCGACGACCAGGTCGGCATCGTCTCGATCTTCACCGAGGAATCGGCGTTCTCCCCGGGCGCGAAGCTGCCGGTGGCGGCCCGCTCGGTGCTCGTGCTCGCTCGTGGACCGCTGGGAGAGAAGTGA
- a CDS encoding YihY/virulence factor BrkB family protein, with protein sequence MHQQPVLTLSWPGRAWRDVRALATATVGACMRFRVTGLAAEGGFFALLSLPPLVFGIVASLGYLGRWLGADDVAAVREQLARITEAVFTSQAIADVILPTFDSVTTQGRADLTVLAFLVSVWSGSRALNVYVDTIAITYGLGGHRGIVRTRILSLSTYLVALLVGVVVVPLVLVGPRLLQEWLPANVRVLSHLYWPVVLVLSVFCLTTLYHLSTPVRSRWWRDLPGALLALLGWFLVSWVLRRSLALSIAGPSTSIYGPLAAPVVVLIWFYFLAISVLIGAALNSAVDRVWPDPTKTAAREAARSQAAERRRWVP encoded by the coding sequence ATGCACCAGCAGCCTGTCCTGACCCTGTCGTGGCCGGGGAGGGCGTGGCGCGACGTCCGGGCCCTGGCCACCGCGACCGTCGGGGCCTGCATGCGCTTCCGGGTCACCGGTCTGGCGGCGGAGGGCGGGTTCTTCGCCCTGCTCTCGTTGCCGCCGCTGGTCTTCGGCATCGTCGCCAGCCTGGGCTACCTCGGGCGCTGGCTGGGAGCCGACGACGTCGCCGCCGTGCGCGAGCAGCTCGCCCGGATCACCGAGGCCGTCTTCACGTCCCAGGCCATCGCCGACGTGATCCTGCCGACCTTCGACTCCGTCACCACGCAGGGCCGGGCCGACCTCACGGTGCTCGCGTTCCTGGTCAGCGTGTGGTCGGGCTCGCGCGCCCTCAACGTCTACGTCGACACCATCGCGATCACGTACGGGCTCGGCGGGCACCGCGGCATCGTCCGGACCCGGATCCTGTCGCTGTCCACCTACCTGGTGGCGCTGCTCGTGGGGGTCGTCGTCGTGCCGCTGGTGCTCGTGGGCCCGCGCCTGCTGCAGGAGTGGCTGCCCGCGAACGTGCGGGTGCTGTCGCACCTGTACTGGCCGGTCGTCCTGGTGCTCTCGGTCTTCTGCCTCACGACGCTCTACCACCTCTCGACGCCCGTGCGGTCGCGCTGGTGGCGCGACCTGCCCGGGGCGCTGCTGGCGCTGCTGGGGTGGTTCCTCGTCTCGTGGGTGCTGCGCCGCTCGCTGGCGCTCTCGATCGCGGGCCCCTCGACGTCGATCTACGGGCCGCTCGCGGCGCCCGTCGTGGTGCTGATCTGGTTCTACTTCCTGGCCATCTCGGTGCTCATCGGCGCGGCCCTGAACTCGGCCGTGGACCGGGTGTGGCCGGACCCGACGAAGACCGCGGCCCGCGAGGCCGCCCGGAGCCAGGCGGCCGAGCGGCGTCGCTGGGTCCCCTGA
- the treY gene encoding malto-oligosyltrehalose synthase — protein sequence MVPGSTYRLQVQPAFTFDDAAAQAEYLATLGVSHAYLSPVLAPAKGSEHGYDVVDHSHLNPEAGGREGFDRLVAALRSAGLAAVADVVPNHMAVPTPASDNAQLWSVLKEGPDSPFASWFDVDWSVPDRAILMAVLGQRIGQVLAAGELALDDSGDELVLRYYDHVFPVRPGTEDLPLAELVDRQWYRLAHWRVADEELNYRRFFDVDTLAAIRVEDPAVFDASHALLLELLRAGDLQGLRIDHPDGLADPRGYLRRLAEVTREGDSSAWVVVEKILEGDETLPEDWECAGTTGYDALQRIGGLFLDSAGAEPLSAQYAAVTGENRPFSTIVDEAKREVAEFGLYAEVHRLVELLAGICHDHVDLRDHTRRGLHESVLELLVSIEQYRAYVVPGEAAPEVAVEVLEHAAEVAGARLPAERHDTLAVVVDLALGRVATDDARAAEFIVRFQQTCGPVMAKGIEDTAFYRWFRLSSLNEVGGEPTRFGTSPEEFHSFASALARDWPATMTTLSTHDTKRSEDVRARLSTLSEFTTEWAAAVTAWRELATTHRAAELDARTELLIWQTLVGTWGSSGPIAAERLLGYLQKATREAKDHTTWTAPDEAYEAAVERFATGVLGDADVLAAVAEFVELTGPAARVALLGQKFVQLTMPGVPDVYQGTELVDLSLVDPDNRRPVDFADRARRLTALDAGSGPTDLDDEKLLVVSRTLRVRRDHPEVFAGAYSPVPTTNGNAVAFSRGPAENPAVVAVATRLPVSLERLGGWGEHTLTLPEGLWRNVFTGAEVPGGAARIADVLTDLPVALLVRA from the coding sequence GTGGTGCCCGGGAGCACCTACCGGCTGCAGGTGCAGCCGGCCTTCACCTTCGACGACGCCGCCGCGCAGGCGGAGTACCTGGCGACCCTCGGCGTCTCGCACGCCTACCTCTCGCCGGTGCTGGCGCCCGCTAAGGGCTCCGAGCACGGCTACGACGTCGTCGACCACTCCCACCTGAACCCCGAGGCCGGGGGTCGGGAGGGCTTCGACCGGCTGGTGGCCGCGCTGCGTTCCGCCGGTCTCGCCGCGGTGGCCGACGTCGTCCCCAACCACATGGCCGTGCCCACTCCCGCCTCCGACAACGCGCAGCTGTGGTCGGTCCTCAAGGAGGGGCCGGACTCGCCCTTCGCCTCCTGGTTCGACGTCGACTGGTCGGTGCCGGACCGGGCGATCCTCATGGCCGTCCTCGGTCAGCGGATCGGGCAGGTCCTCGCCGCGGGCGAGCTGGCCCTGGACGACTCCGGCGACGAGCTCGTCCTGCGCTACTACGACCACGTGTTCCCGGTGCGTCCCGGCACCGAGGACCTGCCGCTGGCCGAGCTGGTGGACCGCCAGTGGTACCGGCTGGCGCACTGGCGGGTGGCCGACGAGGAGCTGAACTACCGCCGCTTCTTCGACGTCGACACCCTCGCCGCGATCCGGGTCGAGGACCCGGCCGTCTTCGACGCCTCGCACGCCCTGCTGCTGGAACTGCTGCGCGCGGGGGACCTGCAGGGGTTGCGGATCGACCACCCGGACGGTCTCGCGGACCCGCGCGGCTACCTGCGCCGCCTGGCCGAGGTCACGCGCGAGGGGGACTCGAGCGCCTGGGTCGTCGTCGAGAAGATCCTCGAGGGTGACGAGACCCTGCCCGAGGACTGGGAGTGCGCCGGGACCACCGGCTACGACGCGTTGCAGCGCATCGGTGGGCTCTTCCTGGACTCCGCCGGGGCCGAACCGCTGTCCGCGCAGTACGCCGCGGTGACCGGTGAGAACCGGCCGTTCTCCACCATCGTCGACGAGGCGAAGCGCGAGGTCGCCGAGTTCGGCCTCTACGCCGAGGTCCACCGCCTGGTGGAGCTCCTCGCCGGCATCTGCCACGACCACGTCGACCTGCGCGACCACACCCGTCGCGGGTTGCACGAGAGCGTGCTCGAGCTGCTCGTCTCCATCGAGCAGTACCGCGCCTACGTGGTCCCGGGCGAGGCGGCACCGGAGGTGGCCGTCGAGGTCCTCGAGCACGCCGCCGAGGTCGCCGGAGCCCGCCTGCCCGCCGAGCGCCACGACACCCTCGCGGTCGTCGTGGACCTGGCGCTGGGTCGGGTCGCGACCGACGACGCGCGCGCGGCGGAGTTCATCGTCCGGTTCCAGCAGACGTGCGGCCCGGTGATGGCCAAGGGCATCGAGGACACCGCGTTCTACCGGTGGTTCCGGCTGAGCTCGCTCAACGAGGTCGGCGGTGAACCCACGAGGTTCGGGACCTCCCCGGAGGAGTTCCACTCCTTCGCCTCGGCGCTGGCGCGCGACTGGCCGGCCACGATGACGACGCTCTCCACCCACGACACCAAGCGCAGCGAGGACGTCCGCGCCCGCCTGTCGACGTTGTCGGAGTTCACCACCGAGTGGGCGGCCGCCGTCACCGCGTGGCGAGAACTGGCCACCACCCACCGGGCCGCGGAACTGGACGCCCGGACGGAACTGCTGATCTGGCAGACGCTCGTCGGCACCTGGGGCTCCTCGGGTCCGATCGCGGCGGAACGCCTCCTCGGCTACCTCCAGAAGGCGACCCGCGAGGCCAAGGACCACACCACGTGGACCGCGCCGGACGAGGCCTACGAGGCTGCGGTGGAACGGTTCGCGACGGGGGTCCTCGGCGACGCCGACGTCCTGGCCGCCGTTGCCGAGTTCGTCGAGCTCACGGGCCCCGCGGCGCGGGTCGCGCTGCTGGGGCAGAAGTTCGTGCAGCTGACGATGCCGGGTGTCCCCGACGTCTACCAGGGCACCGAACTCGTCGACCTGTCCCTGGTCGACCCCGACAACCGCCGCCCGGTCGACTTCGCCGACCGCGCCCGCCGCCTGACGGCGCTGGACGCGGGCTCGGGGCCGACCGACCTGGACGACGAGAAGCTCCTCGTGGTCTCGCGGACCCTGCGGGTGCGCCGGGACCACCCCGAGGTCTTCGCGGGCGCCTACTCCCCCGTCCCCACGACCAACGGCAACGCCGTCGCGTTCTCCCGCGGCCCGGCGGAGAACCCGGCCGTCGTCGCGGTGGCGACCCGCCTCCCGGTGTCGCTGGAACGTCTCGGCGGTTGGGGCGAGCACACCCTGACCCTCCCCGAGGGCCTGTGGCGCAACGTCTTCACCGGCGCCGAGGTCCCCGGCGGGGCCGCCCGCATCGCCGACGTCCTCACCGACCTCCCGGTGGCGCTGCTCGTCCGCGCCTAG
- the treZ gene encoding malto-oligosyltrehalose trehalohydrolase, with protein sequence MRFELWAPAAQEVELVLDAGRVPMRRSDSPRPGWWSVEAEGADGTRYAFSLDGGDPRPDPRSGWLPDGVNAASAVVDPSLFTWTDQNWAGRDAHGAVFYELHIGTFTPEGTFAAAAQKLDHLVDLGVDVVEVLPVSAWDGPWNWGYDGVAPYAVQHEYGGPEGFAAFVDACHAKGLAVALDCVYNHLGPSGNYLAEFGPYFTEKHDTPWGAAVNLDDEGSVEVRRWIVDNALRWFRDFHVDALRLDAVHALVDDSPRHVLAQLSDEVAELARQLGRPLSLVAESDLNDAFMVSPTTQGGRGMTAQWDDDVHHALHAWLTGERQGYYADFGDAEVVKTTFEEAFFHAERFSTFRGEQWGKKVDRAAVPGTAFLGYLQTHDQVGNRAVGDRIGHLLSPTAQAAGAALYLLGPFTPMVFMGEEWNASTKWQFFTSFPDPDLGKAVSTGRRSEFGQHGWDAEDVPDPQDPATKEASVLRWDEVDAEPHARMLAWYRTLTGLRRAVPDFAAADLREVRVDVAGNALVLHRGRYRVVVTLGEGADVEVEGSPLEVVAQFSDGPAAELLGEGVRTSAESVVVLRVA encoded by the coding sequence ATGCGGTTCGAACTGTGGGCGCCGGCGGCGCAAGAGGTGGAGCTCGTCCTCGACGCGGGACGGGTGCCGATGCGGCGCAGCGACTCCCCCCGTCCGGGGTGGTGGAGCGTCGAGGCCGAGGGCGCGGACGGCACCCGCTACGCGTTCTCCCTCGACGGGGGTGACCCGCGCCCGGACCCGCGCAGCGGTTGGCTGCCGGACGGGGTGAACGCCGCGAGCGCCGTGGTGGACCCGTCGCTCTTCACCTGGACCGACCAGAACTGGGCCGGCCGGGACGCCCACGGGGCGGTGTTCTACGAACTGCACATCGGGACCTTCACCCCCGAGGGGACGTTCGCGGCGGCGGCGCAGAAGCTGGACCACCTCGTCGACCTCGGCGTGGACGTCGTGGAGGTCCTGCCGGTGTCGGCGTGGGACGGGCCGTGGAACTGGGGTTACGACGGCGTCGCCCCCTACGCGGTGCAGCACGAGTACGGCGGTCCGGAGGGTTTCGCCGCGTTCGTCGACGCCTGCCACGCGAAGGGTCTGGCCGTCGCGCTCGACTGCGTCTACAACCACCTCGGGCCCAGCGGGAACTACCTGGCGGAGTTCGGGCCCTACTTCACCGAGAAGCACGACACCCCCTGGGGTGCGGCCGTGAACCTCGACGACGAGGGCTCGGTCGAGGTCCGTCGCTGGATCGTCGACAACGCGCTGCGCTGGTTCCGCGACTTCCACGTCGACGCCCTGCGCCTGGACGCCGTGCACGCCCTCGTCGACGACTCCCCCCGCCACGTCCTGGCGCAGCTGTCGGACGAGGTCGCGGAACTCGCCCGCCAGCTCGGCCGACCGCTGTCCCTGGTCGCGGAGTCCGACCTCAACGACGCGTTCATGGTCTCCCCCACGACGCAGGGTGGCCGGGGGATGACCGCGCAGTGGGACGACGACGTGCACCACGCCCTGCACGCCTGGCTCACCGGGGAACGTCAGGGCTACTACGCCGACTTCGGCGACGCCGAGGTCGTGAAGACGACGTTCGAGGAGGCGTTCTTCCACGCCGAGCGGTTCTCCACCTTCCGCGGGGAGCAGTGGGGGAAGAAGGTCGACCGCGCGGCGGTTCCGGGGACGGCGTTCCTGGGTTACCTGCAGACCCACGACCAGGTCGGCAACCGCGCCGTCGGCGACCGGATCGGGCACCTGCTCTCCCCCACCGCGCAGGCCGCCGGGGCGGCGCTGTACCTGCTGGGCCCCTTCACGCCGATGGTGTTCATGGGTGAGGAGTGGAACGCCTCGACGAAGTGGCAGTTCTTCACCTCCTTCCCCGATCCCGACCTCGGCAAGGCCGTCAGCACCGGCCGCCGCTCGGAGTTCGGCCAGCACGGGTGGGACGCCGAGGACGTCCCCGACCCCCAGGATCCGGCCACCAAGGAGGCCTCGGTCCTGCGCTGGGACGAGGTCGACGCCGAGCCGCACGCGCGGATGCTGGCCTGGTACCGGACGCTGACCGGCCTGCGTCGCGCCGTGCCGGACTTCGCGGCCGCGGACCTGCGCGAGGTCCGGGTGGACGTCGCGGGCAACGCCCTGGTCCTGCACCGAGGCCGGTACCGGGTCGTCGTCACCCTCGGGGAAGGCGCCGACGTCGAGGTCGAGGGCAGCCCCCTCGAGGTCGTCGCCCAGTTCAGCGACGGCCCGGCCGCCGAGCTGCTCGGCGAAGGGGTGCGCACGTCCGCGGAGTCGGTGGTGGTGCTGCGGGTAGCGTGA
- a CDS encoding TIGR02611 family protein, which produces MDERVDGQVEHWARAEGASLPSPPTAPHPVVTGVDAPVSAHQHRLRRTRAALHAQRERIRADTRKNRVYRAVVGAVGAFVVLLGLVLVPLPGPGWLVVFLGLAVLGTEFSSAQRLKHFGERQLHRWARWLARHSLATRAALGTGTAAVVAALLWGYLAWQGLPAWTPEVVTAQLQWVPGL; this is translated from the coding sequence GTGGACGAGCGAGTGGACGGGCAGGTGGAGCACTGGGCGCGCGCCGAGGGGGCGTCGCTGCCGTCGCCGCCGACCGCGCCGCACCCCGTGGTGACCGGGGTGGACGCCCCGGTCAGCGCCCACCAGCACCGGCTGCGGCGGACCCGGGCCGCCCTGCACGCCCAGCGCGAGCGGATCCGCGCCGACACCCGCAAGAACCGGGTCTACCGCGCCGTCGTCGGGGCCGTCGGCGCGTTCGTCGTCCTGCTCGGCCTCGTGCTGGTGCCGCTGCCCGGTCCCGGCTGGCTCGTGGTGTTCCTCGGGCTCGCCGTCCTCGGCACGGAGTTCTCCTCCGCCCAACGGCTCAAGCACTTCGGGGAACGCCAGCTCCACCGCTGGGCCCGGTGGCTCGCGCGCCACTCCCTGGCGACCCGCGCGGCGCTGGGGACGGGAACCGCCGCCGTCGTCGCGGCCCTGCTCTGGGGCTACCTCGCCTGGCAGGGGCTGCCGGCGTGGACGCCCGAGGTCGTCACCGCCCAGCTGCAGTGGGTCCCGGGTCTCTGA
- a CDS encoding glycosyltransferase has translation MSSAHSGRPALRVLFVQGHLRENGGLRVVNALAARFSADGVRTGVFALEEVDGEEAVALPSDGVALRYGAHHALPAARRLPTGLLALLRTARGYDVVVSGSEIGHGLLAASLVARTLGKPFVVLAQGDLDQAIAAWVPAKLQSATRWVHRHADAVIAVSPGLVPGLLANGLPAERAHVVVNGVDVDEVQERAVTDRGAPDPVPRRPRLLAIGRLTSHKGFDLLLRASVGVRDRGFDHDLVIAGEGPDRAALEQLAADLGADHVSLPGFVENPAALLAQADLFVSSSRTEAMPLTLLESLALAVPVVATDCCEGSRLLLDDGRYGDLVAPESVEALTEAIAAHLGDQRRLRNAAAAGPAFARRFEPRRLAREHLALLSRISGAPLPVFAPLPVATGDTLLRTHQGPSLGSTT, from the coding sequence ATGTCCTCCGCACACTCCGGCCGCCCGGCGCTGCGCGTGCTGTTCGTCCAGGGCCACCTCCGGGAGAACGGCGGCCTCCGCGTCGTCAACGCCCTGGCGGCCCGCTTCAGCGCCGACGGGGTCCGGACGGGCGTCTTCGCCCTAGAGGAGGTCGACGGTGAGGAGGCCGTGGCGCTCCCCAGCGACGGCGTCGCGCTGCGCTACGGCGCCCACCACGCCCTCCCGGCCGCCCGCCGGCTGCCCACCGGGCTCCTCGCCCTGCTGCGCACCGCCCGCGGCTACGACGTCGTGGTCTCCGGCTCGGAGATCGGCCACGGCCTGCTCGCGGCGTCCCTGGTCGCCCGCACCCTCGGCAAGCCCTTCGTGGTCCTGGCCCAGGGCGACCTCGACCAGGCGATCGCCGCCTGGGTCCCCGCCAAGCTGCAGTCCGCCACGCGGTGGGTGCACCGCCACGCGGACGCGGTGATCGCCGTCTCCCCCGGCCTGGTCCCGGGTCTGCTGGCCAACGGCCTCCCCGCGGAGCGCGCGCACGTCGTCGTGAACGGCGTCGACGTGGACGAGGTGCAGGAACGGGCCGTGACCGACCGCGGCGCCCCCGACCCGGTGCCCCGGCGACCGCGCCTGCTGGCGATCGGCCGGCTCACCTCGCACAAGGGCTTCGACCTGCTGCTGCGCGCCTCGGTCGGCGTCCGCGACCGCGGGTTCGACCACGACCTCGTGATCGCCGGGGAGGGCCCTGACCGGGCCGCCCTCGAGCAGCTCGCCGCCGATCTGGGCGCGGACCACGTCAGCCTGCCCGGGTTCGTGGAGAACCCGGCGGCCCTGCTGGCCCAGGCCGACCTCTTCGTCTCCTCCTCCCGCACGGAGGCGATGCCGTTGACGCTGCTGGAGTCGCTGGCCCTGGCCGTCCCCGTCGTCGCCACCGACTGCTGCGAGGGCTCGCGGTTGCTGCTGGACGACGGTCGCTACGGTGACCTCGTCGCGCCGGAGTCCGTCGAGGCCCTCACCGAGGCGATCGCCGCTCACCTGGGCGACCAGCGGCGGTTGCGGAACGCCGCGGCGGCCGGACCGGCCTTCGCCCGACGGTTCGAACCGCGTCGCCTCGCCCGCGAGCACCTCGCGCTGCTGTCCCGGATCAGCGGAGCACCGCTGCCCGTGTTCGCCCCGCTGCCCGTCGCGACCGGGGACACGTTGCTGAGGACGCACCAGGGTCCGTCCCTCGGCAGCACCACCTGA
- a CDS encoding SsgA family sporulation/cell division regulator encodes MPALPHRKTEVDVDVSLRLRTTSGPGLPVPASLHYGADDPYAIHAVFRGGDTDVEWVFARDLLREGLTAPAGTGDVQVRPCSDTLDGRPRVLLRLSSPDGNAELEADEADVRRFLRRADALVPPGRETRHLDLDELIARLVS; translated from the coding sequence GTGCCTGCATTGCCGCACCGCAAGACCGAGGTCGACGTCGACGTGTCGCTGCGACTCCGGACCACCAGTGGTCCGGGACTCCCCGTCCCCGCCAGCCTCCACTACGGAGCTGACGACCCCTACGCCATCCACGCGGTCTTCCGCGGTGGCGACACGGACGTGGAGTGGGTCTTCGCACGGGACCTGTTGAGGGAAGGACTGACCGCACCCGCCGGCACCGGCGACGTGCAGGTGCGGCCCTGTTCCGACACCCTCGACGGCCGCCCCCGGGTCCTGCTCCGCCTGTCGTCCCCGGACGGCAATGCGGAACTCGAAGCCGACGAGGCCGACGTCCGGCGCTTCCTGCGCCGTGCCGACGCCCTCGTCCCCCCGGGCCGCGAGACCCGCCACCTGGACCTGGACGAGCTCATCGCTCGCCTGGTGTCCTGA